The Planktothrix serta PCC 8927 genome contains the following window.
CCTCCGCAAAATTAACCCCACCACCAACAAAGTTACAACCAAAGATACAGAAGACACAATGTACCGCGCTCTGTTCAACTACAAAGGTTGTCCCGTCTACTTCCCCAACGATGAATGCACCCAAACCAGTTTACAAGCGCTCGGACGGATTGCTTTGTACCATCCCCACCTCGGAAAAACTAGACGCTGTGTAATTATTTCTACGGTTTTGGGCGTGACCCGTATTGGAGAAGAACACACAAAACCCAATGATGATCGGTATTGTTATTAAAATTCACCATATTATTAGTCCGCCCAGGTCAAAATTGCCGTACCCAAATGCGTTAAGGTTGTAATATGCCAAAAAAGATAAGAGAATTAAAACAGATGTTGCAAAAGGCAGGATTTACACTCTTACCTAAGCGGGGGAAAGGAAGTCATTCCTACTGGGTTCATCCCCATATACCAAATCCTATAGTCCTTTCTGGTAAAGATAGTAAAGATGCCAAACCTTATCAAGAAAAAGATGTCATAGCAGCAGTCAAAGAATTAGAACAGCTAGAAGAAGGGAATGAATCATGAAGTATAGCATTTTAATTCAATGGTCTGAGGAAGATAGTTCCTATGTTGCAAGTTTACCTGAATGGGGTAAGTACGCGCGAACACACGGTAAAACCTATGAAGAAGCCCTTGAGAACGCCAAGGAAGTTTTAGAGGATTTGGTGTACGCCTATAATCAAGTCAATAAACCTTTACCAAGTCCACAGATACTACAGTTAGCCTAGAAAATTAAGCGGATCTTTCCTATAACAGCCATGTTATAACTCATGTTTTGAGTGAAACTCTTAATCTCATCAATGGCATCCAGAATATCCTGAAGTCTGTGTTTTAAATTCCTAGATGGCACGAATTACATCCTTAAAAACAGAATCTTGTAGATAAGATTTAACAGAATCAGGGGTTCCTAAATCAACAGAACAGCCTAAAATACTTTCCAAATATCGTTGTAGACGGATAAATGTAAATAAGCCCACAGGCTTGTCAAATTCCACTAACAAATCCACATCACTATCCAGTCTGGCTTCATTTCGGGCAACGGAGCCAAAAATAAATAGAGACTTCACCCCAAAACCCTTTAAAGATTCATGGTAAGTTGTCAAAATTGCGATCGCTTCATCCCGCTTCATATTCTGAATTTTGGCCATTAGCTCAATAACCTGATTCTATCAGCCAACCGTCAACCGCCAACCCAAACCTTAAAATGTTCCAACAGTTGCAGCCCGATACACTGAGAACCTGGTAACTTTTCTCTAGTGTCAAAAATCTCAATCACGAGACACCATCTGTAATCACAAAGGATAAATATGTCAGAAACCGCGATTAACGCTATTATTGCCCGTGAAATCCTAGACTCTCGCGGACGCCCCACCCTCGAAGCCGAAGTCTACCTCGATAACGGCGCCTATGGACACGCTCAGGTTCCCAGTGGAGCATCCACCGGAAGCTTTGAAGCCCATGAACTCCGAGATGGGGATAAAAGCCGTTATGGAGGTAAAGGGGTTCTGACGGCCGTTAAAAACGCTAACGAAATTATCGCCCCAGCCCTCAACGGAGTTAGTGCCCTGGAACAAACCGTCATCGACCAAATTATGCTTGATCTCGATGGCACTCCCAACAAAAGCAACCTGGGAGCCAACGCCATTCTCGGTGTCTCCCTAGCCGTTGCTAAAGCCGCCGCCGAAAGCGTGGGTTTACCCCTCTATCGTTACCTGGGTGGGCCCATTGCCAACCTTCTCCCCGTCCCCTTAATGAACGTGATCAACGGAGGCTCCCACGCTGCCAATAACGTTGATATTCAAGAGTTTATGATCGTTCCTATCGCCGCCCCCACCTTCAAAGAAGCCCTGCGTTGGGGGGCGGAAGTGTTTGCATCCCTGAGTGGTGTCCTAAAAGAAAAAGGACTCCTCGGTGGGGTTGGGGATGAAGGCGGTTTTGCCCCTAATTTGGGTTCAAACCAAGAAGCTCTGGATATTCTAATTCAAGCCATTGAAATGGCGGGCTATAAACCCGGTGAACAGGTCGCCCTCGCCCTCGATGTCGCCTCCAGTGAATTCTACAAAGACGGAACTTACACCTACGACGGTCAACCCCACAGTCCCGCCCAACTGATTGACTACCTGAGTGACCTGATTGGCAAATATCCGATTATTTCGATCGAAGATGGTCTACAGGAAGATGACTGGGATAACTGGAAATCCCTCACCGAGAAAATAGGCAGTAAAGTGCAATTAGTGGGAGATGACTTATTTGTCACGAACCCAACTCGTTTGAGAACAGGAATTGAGCAGAAAATCGGGAATTCTATTCTGGTGAAACTCAATCAAATTGGTTCCCTCTCCGAAACCTTAGAAACCGTTGACCTGGCAACCCGCAATGGTTATACTTCTGTAATTAGTCACCGTTCTGGGGAAACTGAAGACACCACAATTTCAGACCTGGCCGTTGCTACCCGGGCGGGACAAATTAAAACAGGTTCTCTGTGTCGGAGTGAACGCATCGCCAAATATAACCGTTTGTTACGCATTGAAGACGAACTCGGCGCTCAAGCTGTTTATGCTGGAGCCGTTGGTCTAGGCCCCCGGTTCTCGAAATAACTCAAACGTCAATAATAAAACAGTCCAGTTTTGGGCTGTTTTATTCTGATAAAAATCTATTCTTGATGCTCAACATATTTTTTTTACCGAAGATAAAGCTTGATAGCTTTTTTCTGTGGGAGTTCGTGTTGTTAGATACAGTCTGAGGGTGATAAGACCGTTCATAATTTCCTGCAATAGCTAAACCTTGGGAACGTTGGCTTGAGATCGCCTTATGAATCGGAATACCTATGAAACCTCGAATCATCGTTTGTAGCTTAGGTCGCACAGGATATCAGATTTTTAGACTGTTGAAACAACAAGGGGCGATTGTTGTGGGGATGAGTGACCGACCGATTCCCCAAGAAGGGTCTGATGTCGTAGTTGGAAATTTACGATCGGCCTCAACTTTATTAGCAGCCGGAGTGAAAACGGCTCATGCTTTAATTTTAGCAGGAAATGATGAAGCCATCAATTTAGCGATTTTAATGCAGGCGCGAATTTTAAATCCTCAGATTCGGATTATTAATCGTTTATTTAATACTAATTTGGGAACACGGCTGAATCAAACGTTACCCGATCACAGTACGATGAGTGTTTCGGCTTTAGCCGCGCCTGTATTTGCCTTTGCTGCTTTGGGAAATCAAGCGATTGGACAATTAGAATTATTTAATCAAATTTGGCCGATTCATGAAGAATTGATTGATGAAGATCATTCTTGGTTGGGAAAAAGTTTGAGGGAATTATGGGCTGAACCTGATCGAATGTTAATTTATTATTTGCCATTTAAAGATAAAATAGATTTAGTCTCTGGGGTGATGGCAGATCAACAACTACAAGTCGGCGATCGCTTAATTGTTGCCCTTAAACCCCAAACTCGTCAGACTCAAAAAGATCTCAAATATCGAGTGTTTAAATTTAAACGCGGTCTACAAAAATTTAAACACTATGCCAAGTCGGCTCTGATTGTCAGTTTAATTTTATTTTTAACCATATTAGGTGCAGCTTTAACTTATATTGTCGCTGATCCCAGTTATTCTTTTGTGGATTCTCTCTATTTTTCGGTAGGAATGATTACCGGAGCCGGAGGGAATGAACAGGTTGTTGAACATTCTCCTGATGCGATTAAAGTATTTACGGTGATGATGATGTTAATTGGCACTGGAGTTGTGGGAATTAGTTATGCGTTATTAAATGATTTTATTTTAGGCACTCGGTTGAAAGATTATGTGAACGCCACCAGAGTTCCTGAACGCAATCATTATATTATTTGTGGGTTAGGAGAATTGGGGTTAAATATTGCTCAACATTTATATCAACGAGGTTATGAAGTCGTAGTAATTGAACGTGATCCTAACAGCCGATTTATCAGTACCGCCAAAGGCTTAAAAATTCCGGTTTTTGAAGGAGATGCCAGTTTAGCCAATACCTTGAAAAGCGTGAATGTTGAAGCCGCAGAAGCGTTATTAGCGGTTACAAATGATGATACGGGAAATTTAGAAATTGCTTTAAGTGCTAGGGGGTTAGCACCTCGTTTACGAGTGATCACTCGTACCCATGATTCCCATTTCGCGTTAATGGTACAACAGGTTTTTGATTTTGAAGCGGTTTTAAATACGACAGAGATCGCGGCTCCAGCTTTCGCAGCGGCAGCATTAGGAGGACGAATTTTAGGCAGTGGGATCACGGCTGATAGTCTTTGGGTAGCGTTAGGAACCTTGATTACTCCTAACCATCCCTTTTGTGGAAAACGAGTCCAAGAGGTCGCCCGAAAAGCGGATTTTGTTCCTTTATATATTGAAACAGCCTATCAAACGATTCACAGTTGGGAACTGTTGAATTTTCTGCTCCAACCGGGGGATATTTTATATTTAACCATGCCCGCCCATCACATTGAGCAACTATGGCACTCTCTCCCCCCAGAACGAATCTCCTGGGAGGATAATCATGTCCTCAGCCGAGAGTCGAGCGTAGGGCCAGGTAAAAATTAAGGAGTAGAGGATTAGGGACAGTAAACCGTTAGTCGTAAACCGAATCTGACAGATGACGGATGAGGAATGACTAACTGCTCACTGTATAGTCCGTTTTCTCCTTTAGGGTTCACTATTTTGAAATTGTTGTCTACGGTTACGAAGGCGACGACGTTCTTTATGGCGAGCTACCTCTTTCCGCTTGCGTTTTTGTCCGGGGGTTTCAAAATGACGATTTTTTTTCAGATCGGCAAAAATCCCAGCTTGTGAAACTTTTCGCTTAAAGCGGCGTAGAGCGGACTCTAATTGTTCAGTTTCACCGAGAACGACTTGGCTCATTCCATATTCTCCCACTTGAATAATTGATTGGGTTGGACAAGCTGCCCTAATGTCACCGACAGTATCGGGACAGGGTTGAAATTCCCTGTCCGGTCAGAAGAAGACTTCAGAGCAGGTTAATCGGGATTAAAACTGTTTACTGACGACCACCGCGATAGTTAGAATTACCGCCTCCGCCCCAGCCACCCCGGGAGGGTTTGCGCTCCTCGCGGGGACGAGCTTTATTCACTTTGAGAACACGATCCATCCATTCCGCACCATCTAACTCTTGGATAGCTTTGGTTTCTTCAGCATCTGTGTCCATTTCTACAAAACCGAAACCCCGTTTGCGTTGGGTTTCCCGGTCAATAGGAAGTTGAACGTTTTTAACAGTACCATATTCAGCAAAGACTTCTTTGAGATCGTCTTCTGTGACGCTGTAAGATAGATTGCCAACGTAAATAGTCATTACTTACCTCTTAAAATCGAGTGGTGTGCAGAGATTGGAATTCGGAGGTAAGCGAGTAGGACTTACACTTAACAGAAAAATTTTTCCTGATTCCAGCATAAACTGGGCTACCGATACCTAATCCAGTTTATATTATAGCATGATCTTTAACTATTAACGGTCAAGTTAAATTGATCTGTCAACCTCAACAGAATTGTTAATTGATCATTAATTCTACTTCAGGAGGAATCAACTCCAGTCCAAAGACCTGAGCAAAGGTTTCGGCCACCTGGGGACGCACTTGTTCTAAGGTAATACCGGGAATAAATTGGGCTAAACTGCCGACGGGTCGATGGGCAATGCCACAGGGAATAATAGCGTCAAAGCCCCTCAAGTCGGGGCAGACATTCAAGGCAAAACCGTGCATCGTAATCCAACGACTAACTTTAATACCTACGGCTGCCACCTTGATGCCGTTAATCCAAACGCCTGTTAAACCGGGAATGCGCTCTCCGGGGAGTCCATAAATTGCCAAAACTTGAATTAACACTTCCTCTAACTGCCGTAAATACCAATGTAAATCGGGGGTGTAGCGTTTGAGGTTTAAAATCGGATACCCGACTAACTGCCCTGGACAGTGGTAAGTGACTTCCCCACCGCGTTCCACCCGATGCAGTTCAACCGGACTTTGGAGGGGATCAAACTTGAGAAATTGTAGATCAGCCCCTTGTCCCAAGGTATAGACAGGGGGATGTTCCAAGAGCATCAACAGATCATCGAGATCGGGGTTGAGCTTTCGGTCTTGAACCAAGGATTGCTGCCAGTTCCAAGCTAAGGTATAGGGAACTGAACCGAAGTAATAAATTTGACAAGGAAGACCCACGGCCACCGTTAAGAAAAAGATGTAAACATTATAGATAGATTAACCCATTCCTGTTAATATAATAAGTAACAATACTTAAATAGAGACGAAGGAGAAACTAAAAAGGTACAAGAGATCCCCAAAAAGATCAAGAGGTTTTTGACAAAACTTAACCTAAAAAAGTCAAGAATTGTCACAGGATAAAAAGATTTTAAACGGGTGAAGTTTGGTATCGGGTTAGTGTTAAGGTGAGATTATGCCCATATTATGAGCGGGAGGGCGCTTTATGAAGCTTGTTATCCAGGGTAAGAATTTGGAAGTTACGAGTGCAATTCACGAATATGTACATCAGAAGATCACCAAAGCTGTCAGTCATTTTGAACAGTTGACGACAGAGGTTGATGTGCATTTGTCGGTTGCTCGGAACCCTCGGATAAATCCAAAACAAACCGCAGAAGTGACAATTTATGCCAACGGAACTGTGATTCGCGCTCAAGAAAGTAGTGAAAATCTTTACGCCAGCATTGATCTAGTCGCCGACAAAATTGCTCGCCAACTGCGGAAGTATAAAGAAAAACGTCAGGATAAGACTCAAAATCTGCCCAAAGCGGGTGATGTGGTGATTGAGCATCCCGTCGTTGAAGATTTGATCGGAGATCGTGCTCCTGAACTACCCCAAGAGGTGATTCGTACAAAATATTTTGCGATGCCTCTGATAACCATTGATGAGGCGTTAGAACAGCTTCAATTGATTGATCATGATTTCTATATGTTCCGCAATGCCGAGACAGAAGAAATCAATGTCATCTACAAGCGTTCTAATCATCGTGGTTATGGTGTGATTCAACCCCGCCACGGAGAAGCCGGAAGCAACGGTAAATCCGCTCAGGGTAACACGGAGGTTTTGATTTCGCCCAAAGCTGCTCAAGTTTAGGGGGATTGGGGGTTTGAGTGACCACCAAACCCCCGATAATCCATGTAGAGGTCATGTAGAAGTGGTGGAAAGGTTGTTTAGAGGTGAATCTCTATTCTGGTATTTAGATCAATCAACAACATTTTTATTAAATTTAACTGACGAGGGGGTTTGGGGGAGCGATAAGTCCCACACTGAATTTCACGCTCACCAAAAAAAGATCTGGCAGTTAAGAATCTGGTCAGAAACCCTAAATTAGCTAAAGCAATTAGTGATTGTGGTTGGGGAATGTTGGGCACAATGCTCAAGTACAAAGCCGAAAAAGAAGGGAAAACTTATGATGTCAGTCGTCAGAAAAAACTTCTGTTTCTTCTGATGCTATCCCCGTTGATGCTAGAAGCCCACACTTACTCGTAGAGAAGTGTGGGTAGTTCNGTCAGTTCAGCTTTAAAAACTCAACTGGCTATGTTACCCCATCCATTAATTCAACAATTACACCAGGCTGCTACTCAATGTAGCGATGATTTAGTTTTGAAATTAATTGATCAAATTCCGGGAGAATTTCTGGATTTGATTCAAGTCCTTAAAGAATGGGTGCTGAATTTTAGATTTGATTTAATTATTGATTTAACTCATCCAATTCAATCTGTTTCCTCAAGCAATGAATAACGAGCAAAACCCCTTAAATCCCTGTGATATATTAATTATTGATGATTATCCTGATAATCTGCGAGTTTTAACGGCAATTTTAGCTGAACAAGGCTATCGGGTCAGAAAAGCAATTAATGGTAAACTAGCCTTAGCCACCATTGAAACTCAAGTACCGGATTTAATCTTGTTAGATATTCAACTCCCCGATATTAATGGTTATGAACTCTGTCGCCAGATTAAATCAAATCCTCGAACCTATGCTGTACCTATTTTAATGATTAGTGTTCAGGATAAAGCTGAAGATATTGTCAGAGCCTTTACAGAAGGAGCCGTAGATTATATTAAAAAACCTTTCCAACCTGAAGAAGTGATTATTCGAGTTAAAACTCAACTCATGATTAGACACCTTTATAGTCAATTAGAAGATCAAAACCAGACACTTTTTGAAAAAAATAATCAACTTCAATTAGAAGTTGAGCAACGGTTACAAACGGAAGAGGCTTTAAAACAAGCTAATTTTAAATTACAAAAATTAGCATTTATTGACAGCTTAACAGCGTTAGGAAATCGTCGTTATTTTGATGAACAGTTACCTCGAACTTGGCGACAGATGGCTAGAAACAAACAATTTCTGTCCTTAATTATTTGTGATTTAGACTATTTTAAAACCTATAATGATACTTATGGTCATCCTGCGGGAGATCTTTGTCTTAAACAAGTCGCTCATGCGATTCATCGTGCCGTTAAACGTCCTGGGGATTTGGTTTTCCGTTATGGCGGAGAAGAATTTGTGATTATTTTACCTGAAACTCCCCTGGATGGTGCAATACAAGTTGCTAAAAATATACAGCTTGAAGTTGAACAACTTCATCTCCTACACACTCATTTTTCTATCTATCAAAAAATCACCTTAAGTTTTGGAATTTCCTGTCAATCTCCTGCTCCCAATACCTCACCCACCGCTTTAATTATTCAAGCTGATCAAGCACTTTATGATGCTAAAACCCAGGGACGAAATACTTATGCTGTCTATTCCGCTCCCAGTCCTCTCTAATCGCTTAATATTCTAATTGTGAAACCTTTAAAAAAACTTCAATTCAAGTTAGGAATAAACTTCGGCAAAATAGTTTTGCTAGTTTTAATTGGCTGCTTCTATTTGTTGGAATTTTCAGCCTCAGCACAGGAGCAATTTCAACCCTTATTTCAATCTAATATTGCTGCGGTAACTTTAGATGGACGAGCTATTTTTAAAGTCAGTGGAGCCGAAAATTTGACGGCTCAAGAACGAGCAGAAATGATTAGTACCAAATTACAACAGGCGGCAACATCAACACAATCCATAGAAGTTCAAGTTAAACCGATTAATCAACAACCCACCCTTTGGGTGAATAATTCTTATTTGCTCACCGTGACTCAGGAAGATACACAAAATCAAAATATTCCTGAAGATCAAGCTCAAATTTGGCGTTCTGAAATTCAAGAAGCCGTGAATATATCACGAAAAGAACGCAGTATTGATTTTCTGAAAAAAACAGCGATTAAAGCTTTTTTAGTGCTGTCTCTGGGTATTTTATTACATTGGGGATTAGGTCGGTTTTGGCGTTATTATCTCCGTCATTTATTTCGGTTTTTTTTACCCTCCTCTCCTGGATCTAATCAAGCAGATCTGTCTCATAATTTAGAATTATTTTTAACTTTAACATTGGCAGGGATAAGATTAGGCTTATGGACGGCTATAGTTCTTTATATTACGAATCAATTTCCGTTTACCAGAATTTTAAGTTATCGATTAACAGGAACCTTAATTTCCACCTTAACTTCTAAATTAATTACGATTAATAAAGCCTCCTATTCTATTCCCGATTTATTGATTTTAGTAGGTTTAGTTTGGGGATTAATTGTTTTTGCTAAAGTTATAACAGACCTTTTACAATCTCGTGTCTTAAACGCCACCCGAATTAGTCGAGGTGCTCAAGAAGTTGTTTCAGTTATTTTTAGATATGCGTTTATTTCCCTAGGAACAATTGTTTTATTACAAGTTTGGGGTTTAGATTTAAGTTCTTTAACGATTTTAGCCAGTGCGTTAGGAGTGGGAATTGGATTTGGATTTAAAGATATTGCTAAAAATTTTGGCAGTGGTTTAGTCTTATTATTTGAACGTCCGATTCAAGTCGGAGATTTTGTAGAAGTTGGTAATTATATGGGAACTGTAGAACGAGTTGGCGCTCGCAGTACGGTGATTAAAACTTTAGATCAAGTCTCTATTATTGTACCGAATTCTCGTTTTTTAGAATCGGAATTAATTAATTGGCATCATGATAATCCTATTTCTGGTTTACGCTTATCTATTGGGGTTGCTTATGGGTCTAGTGTGGAGATTGTTAAAGAGTTATTATTATCGGCAGCAAAAGCTAATTCTGAAGTTTTATCGATTCCCGCTTCTCAAGTTTTATTTAAAGGGTTTGGGGACAATTCATTAAATTTTGAATTAAGAGTTTGGACAAATAAACCGAGTCGTCAATTTTTAATTAAAAGTGATCTCTATTTTAAAATAGAAGCTCTTTTTAGACAATATAAAATAGAGATTCCCTTTCCTCAACGAGATGTCAATATTCGGGGAAGCGTCCCTTTAGAATTATCTCCTGAATTGCAAAGTGTTATCCAACAAATTGCTCAAAATCAAAATAACGGATACCCCCAAAATTTAGATGCTTCTGGGGGTCAGAATTCTAACCCTTAACCTTGAGGAGGTTGAGGACAAGTTTTCTGATTCCAATCACATTGATAGAGATGTTGTTGTTGCCAACTTAAAGGAATTTCCAGTAAATCTCTTGTCCCGGTCATCCCTTGACCCAGAAACAATAATAAAGCGATACAATTTAAAACCGTATGGGCAATTCTCCAGCGATTAGACTTATAAATATCAGGCACAATGGCTAAGGAAAAAATCATTAATAATGCTGCCGCTACTCCATAATAGTAATGAGAAAATTGCCACTCATAACCCCGTCTAAAAACACCCTCTTGGCATCCTAAAACTACAATCCCCATTCCCGTTAAAGTAGCAAAAATTCCTCGCCACAGGGGTTGATTAGGTTTGGATTTATAGAGTAAAATTAGGGAAGCGATCGTAAATCCAAACATGAACACAATAAAAATAGCTAAAGACATTTTTTCAGGAGATAAAGCCTTAAAAACCCCTTTAAAATAAATCGAATAAGCTAAGGCAATTAAGGTAATTCCTACCACTGAACCCGTTAACCAGCGACCAATTTTTAAATGTTCTTGTCCGACATTCGGCGGAATTTTAACCTTATTCTCTGGATTAGAACGGTGTAGACGGCGTTGACGAGTTTGCCATGCCATATAAACGGAAATCCCAATTAAGGGAAACACAAAAACCACCGCCAATACAGGATGAATTAATGCGATAATATCATTAAATACCATAACTTTCTCCTAAAAATAATGACTGCTGACTATTTGAAGCTTGTTTTCCCTTCTGGCGTTATCTGTTCCCTATTTCCCTATTTTCTGTTATAGAATAGTTATAACTTAATTTTTGCTAAAATCAATCTATTCGTTTTTTGAATGAACGTGATTTCTACCAACGACCATAAAAACCGACAGGAATTAGAGAAAATCGTAGGGGAAGGCAATGTCCAACCTTGGGACGAAATCGAATCCGTGCGACAACAACAGATAATTCAATCCCTGACCCCAGGAACAACAATTCAAGGAATTATTTATCCTCAAACTCAAGAAGAATTGGCTCAGGTTATTGCTTATACTCATCAACAACAATTGAGTGTTTTACCCTGTGGTTTCTGTAGCAAAATTGATTGGGGAGGACTGATTAAAAACGTCGATTTCGCCGTGAGTACCGAACGGATGAATCAACTAATTGAACACGCCGTTGGAGATTTAACAATTACCGTAGAAGCGGGAATGAAATTCTCCCAAATGCAAGCAATTTTAGCCCAGGAAAATCAAGTTGTAGGATTCGATCCCACCTATCCAGAACTAGCAACAATCGGCGGAATTATTGCCACAGGAGACACAAATTTTCTTCGACAACGTTATCGCAGTATCCGCGATCTGATTTTGGGGATTTCCATTGTTCGTTATGATGGAAAAATCGCCAAAGCTGGCGGTCGAGTGGTTAAGAATGTGGCGGGTTATGACTTAATGAAATTATTCACAGGTTCCTATGGAACTTTAGGAATTATTAGTCAAATTACCTTACGAGTTTATCCCCAAGCGGAATTTTCGGGAACTGTAATTCTCACCGGAGAACCGGAAGCAATTGCACAAGCGAATCAAACGTTATTATCCTCGGCATTAACCCCAGTTTCTGTAGATTTAATCTCGACAAATCTATCAAAATTATTAGGATTTGGAGATAAAATTAGTTTAGTTGTTCAGTTTCAAAGTATTCCAGAAAGTGTGCAACAACAGAGTCAACGCTTAATGGAAGTGGGAGAAACATTAGGGTTAAAAGCAATTTATTTTGACTTTGATCAGGCGAATTTATGGCAACAATTAAAACAGCAAATTTGGCAATCTCAATCTAACGCTTCTATTCTTTGTAAAATCGGAGTTACCCCCACTTCTGCGGTCAAAACCTTAATGCAGTGTCAAACCCTCGGCGTTATTCATGCTGGGGTTGGTTTAGGGGTGTTACGGTTTGAAAGCGTTTCTCCAGAAACTTTGTTAAACTTAAGAAATTGGTGTCAATCTCAAGGGGGATTTTTATCGATTTTAAAAGCACCTGTAGAGCTAAAACAACAGTTAGAGGTTTGGGGATATTCAGGAAATGCTTTAAATCTAATGCGTCAAATCAAAAAACAATTTGACCCTCAAAATCAATTGAGTCCTAATCGATTTGTTGGTGGAATTTAATTCATAAATTGTTAAAGGAGAAGGCTGTTAAAATGCAAACATCAGAACCCGTTATTGAATCTCAAACTATTC
Protein-coding sequences here:
- a CDS encoding FAD-binding oxidoreductase, with the protein product MNVISTNDHKNRQELEKIVGEGNVQPWDEIESVRQQQIIQSLTPGTTIQGIIYPQTQEELAQVIAYTHQQQLSVLPCGFCSKIDWGGLIKNVDFAVSTERMNQLIEHAVGDLTITVEAGMKFSQMQAILAQENQVVGFDPTYPELATIGGIIATGDTNFLRQRYRSIRDLILGISIVRYDGKIAKAGGRVVKNVAGYDLMKLFTGSYGTLGIISQITLRVYPQAEFSGTVILTGEPEAIAQANQTLLSSALTPVSVDLISTNLSKLLGFGDKISLVVQFQSIPESVQQQSQRLMEVGETLGLKAIYFDFDQANLWQQLKQQIWQSQSNASILCKIGVTPTSAVKTLMQCQTLGVIHAGVGLGVLRFESVSPETLLNLRNWCQSQGGFLSILKAPVELKQQLEVWGYSGNALNLMRQIKKQFDPQNQLSPNRFVGGI
- a CDS encoding DUF4079 domain-containing protein translates to MVFNDIIALIHPVLAVVFVFPLIGISVYMAWQTRQRRLHRSNPENKVKIPPNVGQEHLKIGRWLTGSVVGITLIALAYSIYFKGVFKALSPEKMSLAIFIVFMFGFTIASLILLYKSKPNQPLWRGIFATLTGMGIVVLGCQEGVFRRGYEWQFSHYYYGVAAALLMIFSLAIVPDIYKSNRWRIAHTVLNCIALLLFLGQGMTGTRDLLEIPLSWQQQHLYQCDWNQKTCPQPPQG
- a CDS encoding mechanosensitive ion channel family protein, with the translated sequence MLVLIGCFYLLEFSASAQEQFQPLFQSNIAAVTLDGRAIFKVSGAENLTAQERAEMISTKLQQAATSTQSIEVQVKPINQQPTLWVNNSYLLTVTQEDTQNQNIPEDQAQIWRSEIQEAVNISRKERSIDFLKKTAIKAFLVLSLGILLHWGLGRFWRYYLRHLFRFFLPSSPGSNQADLSHNLELFLTLTLAGIRLGLWTAIVLYITNQFPFTRILSYRLTGTLISTLTSKLITINKASYSIPDLLILVGLVWGLIVFAKVITDLLQSRVLNATRISRGAQEVVSVIFRYAFISLGTIVLLQVWGLDLSSLTILASALGVGIGFGFKDIAKNFGSGLVLLFERPIQVGDFVEVGNYMGTVERVGARSTVIKTLDQVSIIVPNSRFLESELINWHHDNPISGLRLSIGVAYGSSVEIVKELLLSAAKANSEVLSIPASQVLFKGFGDNSLNFELRVWTNKPSRQFLIKSDLYFKIEALFRQYKIEIPFPQRDVNIRGSVPLELSPELQSVIQQIAQNQNNGYPQNLDASGGQNSNP